The sequence aatttggtttctggtgtccttagacagctcctTGCTCGTAGCCATAATGGAATTTGGACTGAGACTGtgtgaggttgtggacaggagtctttctatagataaccagttcaaacaggagtcactaatacaggtaaccagtggaggacagaggatcctctacagaagttacaggtctgtgagagacagaaatctgGCTTGTTTGATGAACAAATACTTAATTTCCACCAtagtttacaaataaattcttataaaaatcagacaatgtgattttcccTTAGTTGAGGTTTAgcttagggttgggcgatgtcccctaaattggcagttgacgatgtttgcagtcaaccatcgggatggacgatgatatcgtcgggggggggggggggggggggggggggggggtatttttaatttttcattcttatatatatatatatatatatataaaattgccattcgtcattttactttatttattttatttcccaaataaaTGAGTCATCGACGATGATCCAgtctaaactgagggaagtgactttaacaaaaaatcaaataaacagggGTTTGATTAGACCGGTGGagcgagcgaccgtgtctctagCAGAGAAGACGGACTTAAAGTTTTGTGCTTTAGGGGAAgtaaggatgctttgttacgtgtgggagacataggactgtgatccgtcccgcagctctgcgTGAAAGAGCAACCGGAATTTAGGAGAAGcgggtctcccggtaaaagtgtgtgtcgggCAGAGCTCGGAGCGCTAGCTGACGCAGTGTGTAAGCTTCgaagcagaaaggccgctcagtccttagaaaccgttcaaaaatttgtgtttccagtcgtgtcccgacaaaataaaggctgatgttattcccacatatttacgtgcagccaagatgcagattgtagcgtttcacgcatggatttatgttcatgctaatgttgttagcccgtgttagcacactgctaatcctggcttccggctccgtttttcaacagaaaaagcactgaccacacggattaaaatgatgagcgaacaggcgcttcatactaaccgtaacattaataaaagcacgtttaggagatcatcttgtataataataattaaataaccGAGCTGACGTATCTATGTATGTATCTGCTCGGCGGAACTAAGTTTCGCTTccggtttttaaaaacactgctgcgcatgtgcgaatgatttattccgaccgaaagtgtgacccatgtgaatgttttttataatctgaaaaactttttctgggcccatctacacggttggattctgatccgaccattgatcccatcaagatattttgtacatgtaaccgcatcttatggtgtcgactcgcagcgtgccGGGGgggtggcatcacgatggtgtctctccatcgggatgtcagtcaaccATCACGATaaacgatggtatcgtccatcggcacaaccctagtttaGCTATGATGTAAATTATAGGAATCTcgcatctttttaagtgggaaacCTAAAAACAgccacaattggtggctgactaaatacttttttgccccactgtatataCATCATGTGGAATAAAAGGATTTACcagtaaattaaattaaattaaaaagcatatGGGCTGAAACACAGCACTACCACCTAAAAGTATTTTTAGAGTTGTGATCACTTTTATGGAGTAAAAAGGTTACTCTCCTCTTGACTGGAGGACTGAGCACAAAGATCTGCACTTTCCCACCTCAAGAGTCTTTGTTCTATTATTGTGTACTTTGAAGAGTGAGGATCTCTGCATCCTGGATGCTATGAAAAAGGCTACTCTTGCTCTGACATCGGAGAGAACAGCGCTGTAGCGCCGCACTCACTGTGAAGTCTGTGTGTGAAGACCATTACTCTGCGAGAACCCCGTTCTGAAAGCGCTTTCTATTCCAAGAGGGGCTGTACTTTCTGTCAACTCCAGCAGTGCTGGGAGAAAACAGGCGCTAAACCTTCAGTGCTAGTGAtgcttcacattttttattcaaaacctAAACGCGCAAACAGAtgcagagtgtaaacaaagggataatgACGACAACAActagatgttttaaaaagaaactgataAATCTTACACTGTCCTcagaaaataaagcagaaattcatcAAACGTGTGaatcatttttatataaaatcaattaaaatcaattaTGTAGGTTTCTATTGTAAGAATGTTTAGTGATTAAATTTCCAATGTTCAAGTTTAATTACTAAATATCTAACatcagttattaaaaacaaaaccaacagtTTTAGTACGTACGGCTGACAAAAGCTGAATTGTGAACTTGTGAATCCTGATTGAATCAATGTAATAGTCATAGCCTTAATAGATATccaaaataatgtataaatatcACTAAAGGCCAGGGGGGAGGAAACAAAACGTGTACCGGTAAATGgacttaaaggcccgtacacaccgggatgaatattcgccaggcgttattcgccagcgtttttcgccacgttttttgtgttcacacccaggcgattttcgctgacgatgagtggagtgaacatgcaatttcattccctgacattagatggcgcttaatgtaaaacagaaatactcctgtacacaaggtggcgctgcgcaactttacgcttcttaaactcgcttttcactcagaagaagagagcaagtatttacccgcttgtcagaatcaaacaaagaaaacatgaatatttcaagcaccagtagctccaactggtgcttggttcggggatgttttagaatgtccgtcattattgcttcgcggcagtgtagacgctacttggcgtctatcttcttcgctggtatgtgtgctcagaaaggcagttttgtgtttgagcgcccccaagttgtgttttactgtaacttcagaagctccagacacgtgagcaaaagcgccattctcattggtcgagtagatttcgacgcgacgcgtcgaaaaaaaaaaacgaacccgaggcgtttttttttttgacgctttaacgcgtggcgttttttcgcgtcggtgtgcacactctcgttggtgccctttgtttagtcacgaggcgttaaacgtcggcgaaaatcgccggcgaaattcgtcccggtgtgaacaggccttaagtcAGCTGCAATCACGTTGTagttaaagggtctatatcatgctattcttaagccttttatagtcaACCACATCCATGTACATgattggcacactaaagaacgaaTTCTTTATTAAATATAAGTTTTTTCCTGTTCTTTTTCAACACGGAATTAAGACAACTTGATCACTGAAGCCCCGCCTTTCTCTCCGTGTGGGTGCCCCcccccatttcatgacatcaacctagagccggactcaccagcgtgtctgcatttctcccacgaaaacaaacaacaaccctacttttgcaaagatggattttCACATTGTGCACAGAAAATAAAGACCAATCACCGCTAGCTacacggagaaagtgggtgtgtctgttgacctgtgggcggggctgacagCGCACTGTTACTGCagggggcggttcctcacttgtCTGGACCTGCTAATTTTGTGGAttaggaggggctggtgctcagagcgcaggtttttagaggaatgctcagaaatgtaaATACCACTCTGGTGTTTCTGTCATGAGAAATGAATACTTTAATACAATTAAAAGCTTATAAAGTGGATTTTGtctgatatagaccctttaaagtcccactctgatcatcctaTAATCTATGATTAAagcgctcccagtggtcttttatttatgattatgccgttttaaagcaaaatccaataacctgttatttttaaaggcatagtctctgcagagcggcagtagttcattaggaatttgcctctgagttgtgggtgggactagGGGTGTGAcaataaccgcatcaccgcaggtttctttttgtgaacgttttcttttaagttctgcatatggtgcgtgattggaactataataaacacattaaacacattcatctgataatttactttttctgctagtcctgtgttcagacttcaagggtttctgggggaaaccttttattactgttctccttcactccctcaGCGCTGCACACGCTCactctacttacacacacacacgcagcttcagcagcacacacacatcttcattctacaacagaagtttctgtctcgcgaggaaatacgacaaatttactgcgttctaattactaatttccattgtattcatttccatttcaagctgcgtgcgttcttaagtgcgcgacacggctGCCCGCTtaaggattttgtgttggggggggctGTTACTGTTCTcgttcactctgtaacaccaaacatgacagCGCTGGTAGATTtagatgaatatcactacatgttttgtttgggaactattttgtgcagcgtaacgttacgtgtctgtataaacaaaggcggagcatCCTGCCCCACGTTCTTCATAGGTGTCAGGCTTCacggctaccggaaaggtgacaaagtgtctgcagtctgtttattactgggcaataaataatattctgagaagatgtctgtaccagagagcacaggtgaagcctcgcgtgcagctagagagcagaagaatcaacacgcacccccaacacacgtgtgtaCACTCCTAcctcctacacacgcagcgcactgacacacatacacagtcattctacaacacctatatagttagttcattagtgaGATAGGTAGTTTTTACTGCTATTTGTTATAAAAGAATAGTGTGTTgtagcggctgggtagctcggttggtaaggtgagaggctaccatgcaggaatccagggtttgattcccggaggggaatgaacaaCGGCACTGGGGCAATTACCACATCAaataacatcactcagtgagggtccttaggcaaggcccttaatgctactgcctcccgagcgcaatTCAGCtccccgctcccccaggggacgGGTCAAacgcggagaagaatttccccattgtgtgATGAATAAAGTatcagttattattattattattattaattgtattcatttgcgacgggTCAGcaggggattttgtgtttgtgtgtgtgtggggggggtggggcttcctgctggttcatcaccgctgTGATCAAAAAActcacaccgtcacagctctaggtGGGACTACtggcacggagtaagcctgtccccatttcccatcatccctttatttacactctTTCCAGGAAAAAGAGCGAccaaaattggagctatccagctgaacAGTTTACAGCCAGAGACCAGCTTGGAcgagggaaaacaaagacgttcatgaatctattcgtctgcaagtggatgcatcagaatggagcagagcagggagcctgtggctgGCCGTTGTAGGTCCTACTAGTGTTttccaacagtatttttttcatctgctcctgattaacaatcatttgaaaaaagaattaCCCAGAAtaacaattttaagcttaattttctctacaCATTTCCTCCACCATTAGCAAAACTgttacaataacatgttaataACACAATTGAATTGATgcatataaacaaaacaaaatataatatcacataaaataatacacaaagGAAGACATGAATAAATTGGTGTGTAAATGTGATGAAGGCAGCGGTACTCCAGTGAATTCATGGCCGGGAGTTGGTGGTTAACCTCCGGGTAGGGAAACACCGCTTCCCGGCTGGATGTCACGTGACACCCAGAGGCACCTTCACGCGCTGAGGGAGAAAAGCCCTGGATTGACCCTGCAGTGGAGCACCTTCACCTTTTCACCAACACACCTTCTCCCTCACGCAGCTTTACACGAGTCAAAGCTAGACACGAAATGTGAATTTCACGCCTAAAACCTAAATAAACGCTTAAAGGGTTGGGGACACAGAAAGCTTGAGGGTTTATAGCAGTTTCCGCTAACGCGTCGGTCGGTGTCAAAGGGAATTCGCTAGCACTCGGATAacggaagaaaaaacaaacgtaGGAATTCAGACAGCATCTTTACTTCCTTCATCATTCTTCTTACCTGAATGTTGCGTGAATATATTGATCCCTGGGTCGGGCGCGTTTGCTGAGGCTGCCCTGCCTGGCGGTGTCCCTGTGCTGCTACTGCCTGGTTCTCCTCGGGGTCTTCGCCCGGCTCCGCTGCCCCGGTTCCCCTTTCCCGGCTGCGGTTGTGTAGCGTGGGGTTGTGGTGGCTGCAGTCCGGTCGACGTAACCTCACCAACGCGGCCTACCTGCTGTCCCATCCCAGTAGTTTGTTTGTGAGGTCGTTTGGGACGAAGCAAGCAAACCCCCCCCGCGCGCTTCTAGTTCACATCCCCCCCCCACCAAGTTAGAACGGACTGGCCCACAATCTCCTCCTTAAAACCCTCCCCACTGAGATAACGGGAACTAGCCCGAGATGGCTAGCTAGCTAGCCTGTTAGCTAAGGTTAGCAGCTACGAGTGAAACCCACCCGAGACCGCCTGCAACAATAAAACCGCAACCTCCGCGCGTGACACGGTTTTCCTAACCGCCGTGGTTCAGACCGCACCGAATGACTAAAGTACAGCGCTCCACGAACTGGACGGGATGGGAAAGGAGACTATCAAATCCTTCTAGCCGTGGTCCAGCCGCTGCGCGCCCCCTCTGACGCCGCCATCTTTACCGCAGAACAGTGGATGTGTTGCACAAGGCGGGGGTTCGCCTCGGATGCCCGGTCAGAGCGAGCCTCCACCTCCCCAGCACCGACACGGAGCCGCTCCCAGCATTCTCTGCAAGGAGTCTGCCCACGAGAGGACCGGGATGCCGCACACCAGAAAGGAAaacggagaaaaaaagaaaacacgcCTACACCCCCAAGCTATGGATTTATCCCGAAAGTCAGAGTTACTTCTTCTAAAAGCTTTTTAATCATCTACAGTGAAGTTTGGAAATTCATTTTCTAACAAACAATTTCattcatagattaaaaaaaaaaccctcataaAAAGTATACTTCCTTGCaaatataattaaaacaaaaagttaaaccTATTGGActtaatgtcattctttatggcACCATAACGCAAATGAAAATCCTCTTCTGTTGGTTTAAATAATTACAGTGAGAAATTTGACTTTTAATCTTTCTACAGAAACAAGCCCCAAAAGGtagaaaaattatgaaaaatagTAATTTATAGTGGCTTAATACTAAttactagaaaaaaaatgctaatgaaaacttcaaaaataaatcGAGTATCgaattttctgcaaaaaaccCTGAATCTTTAACCCAAATGATGCATATTGAGTTGTCATTGGATATTTAATATTTAGTGATTTTATCTGTTCTTTGTATGGAGATTTTAAAttctacaggaaaaaaaacaatttatcatTATGCATCAGATTAATGTGTTCATCTAGTAATCCTGGCATACAATAACAAAGATAAGGGAATAGACTTTTATTCCAGCAATTATTACTTTGACAGAGAACAATCATTTATGTAAAGACACAGAAAAGAGGCGTTACAACAtatataacaaaataaattaaatggaaaagtaacagaaaatcaatcaaaaatcaaatttttagtCAACAGATTCTTTACAATTTGATATTATTGTGAACAAAAAGAGACACTCATCTGACAAAAGTATCCAAATGATGTCAAAAATGTctttacatgtttaaaagtgTTAGTTTGAGTTCATAATACAAAGTTTTGTCATGTGGGGAAACGTCACTCAAAATGAATCTTCACTACATTCGAGGTGCTGCTATAGCGCCACCTTGTGGTCATTATAGCACACATAGAATCAACGTTTTAAAGAGCATCAGAAAAATCCctgaaatgcaacatttttttttaaaatgtgcaatGACTTTCCATAGAAAATATAATCTTCTTCAATACCACACAGCAAACCGGTATGAAATAGGACGACAGCAGAAAATATGGTAGCCCTGGCTGCTGAAGCATCACCGTGTTTGTTGGAACATTCTGGCAGCCTTTAAATCTCACAGTTGTACTTATTTCAGTGATTTCACATAGCAGCTAACATCTGCTGACATGTGCTTCCAAAACACATTTAGTTCATAGAGAATCACCAATTCAGATTGAAACAGCACAGCCAGCAGCCCTACATTTGGGTTCACCGACTTCAGTGTTAAAGTCCTGATTTGATTACTAAGGTTACCAACAAATTACCCAGAAATCCCGAGACAAAGACAGCAGGTGTGGCACCTCTTGCTTATTAGGTTCAAACAGCTGGACACACGTGTTAACCCCTCTTTTTTTGGCACTAAAAGTAAATGTTTCAGTCTACATGTGTAAACCACCAAAGAGTGATTGCAAAAAGCCAATTCTGTCTGCGTTCAGCTGCCGTGAGTCAATATTGCCGCGATCTTGTTGGCACAAAGAGGGTTTTCACAGTCGATCTACTCAAAGAGacaacttaaaaaatacaaacagtaCATAAGTACATGGAAGAAGGTGCTTACAGGTACTTCTTTGTGATGTCTGACAAACACATAAGGCATCAGTGACGGTGCTGTTTTTGGCATTTCAGCAGAAGCTTTGCCATACATTCTTACAGACTTCCAACTTTAGtgcaaagacaagaaaaaaccataaatatttaaattaacaGAAACCCTCCAGTGATCAGGACTAGCACTACGTCTTACTATAATCCCAGTCGAGTCAAAACTCTTCAGTCTGTCCTTAAGCCCGTTTGACAGCTCCAGGACCGAGGAGTAACCCACTCCAGAAAAGACGGCTGAAACAGAAACGTCCTCACGTCAGGATGCGTCTTTCCTTCCGCTAGCAAGTACTTCTGAACAAGTCATGTTGTTACCTCCTTCACAGGACAGTATCTCTGAGCGTACCACTCCTGGGAGTACAGACAGATGATCACGCCCTGACCCAGGAACAGAGCCGTCCACATGATGACGTTCCAGATGGGGCCTTTCCGTCGGTCATGCAGGATGAAGTTGAACATCACTGGGAATGAAATGGAGACAGAAAGACAAAGATTCAGGAGTTTTGTGGCTGAGAGGCAGTGATGCCCGATTCCTTCAGTCATTCTTCTTACTTCCAAAACACATGAAGAGGCAGAAGAGCACGGGGTAAAAGAAGCCGAAGCACACGGCTAGAATGTACTCATGGACCACGGCGGAGATGGTGAAGACGAAGAGCATGGCGGCTAGTCTGAAACGCTTCTGAGAAATCTGAAACGCCAAATAATAAACAGTTTCAAGTTGAAATCTCATGTaggaattaaaaagaaaatcttcaggcaattcacaaaaaatatcagatatttttaaaagaaatcattttttacctttttataaaAGGACTCACTTTAACTCAACAACATATTGTTGGAAGTCTTTTTACCCatcaaattaacattttaatctgcagtTTAACTGTCCTTAGTTTGCAGTTTTATAtgtaataaagagaaaaaaaggtcaatttctactttctttacttttttaaatgaaagtgaaaACATATTGATGAAAATGTTGACACCATAACTCAAATAGATAAGATTTCCCTAAATTtgacatttatgttttatttttaatgagagaataaaagcatacatttaaaatgaaattgatttagttttgcttttgaCCCTGGAGAACGCAAGAACACGTTTTATTCTGGGCGTCTAAAGTTAATTTGACAAGTTTTGTTGTTTGATATTTTTAGTAGCAGCAATTGATGGCagccaaagaagaagaaaaaagaaaagaaacagaaaacaatgaCTAAAATCTGAGAAACATTGATCCGGtttcaggtcctccaggcttCAAATCATTTagtgaaacagaagaaaactgtGATGGTttcataataaattaaaatatgccaaatgttttttatttttagttacagaacacaaatgtaaattaaattctgaactcaaaaaaatcattaataaactgaaaaacaaaattgatgcattaaaaaaaaaacctatgaaGAATTGAATAAGAATTTTCCTTACGAGTGAATTAAAACAGTTCTAGATACTTACATGTTTTTTGTATAAGAATATATAAGTATAATTTACTACACAGTATTTTATTTGGACATCAAACAAACGTGTCAAAAATCTACAAGTTAATATTGGCAAAGAAATGACTGACAAACTTAGAGAAATAAACTTTACACCTGCCAGGAATGTGTTGGGAAATGTTGTATTTCTGTTAAAGTTTTATTCtaaactttaaaatgacaaacttcCTATAAATCcagataaaaacatttgattgcaGATTAAACGTTTGACCTCTATGGGTTAAGAAAAGACTCACCAACAGGAAATCTCTGTAGACGTAGTAATACAGCCAGTCGTGCACCACCACGTTCCAAGTTCGATAGTAATTTGCAAAAGAGGTTGAATTCCACCAGTCCTGAATCAGAGCAAAGCCGTTTTAAGTGTCGATTACCACCTTAAACACCTCCTTAAACATGTTCTTAGTCAAAGGGAGAGCAGGACCTTGTAAAACATTCTGTCTGCAAAGCGAAGCATCTCTGCAAAAGCATTGAGCCAGCAGTGCAGGAAAGCAAAAAATGCCAGCAGGAGAACCAAAACTCCtaaaaggaaacacaaaaaaataataataagaagaaaaaaactcaaacatgaaGCATGACCTACAGCTGCTGGGGCGTCACGTAAGCTCTACCTGGCAGGATGGAGTTGAAGACACAGAGGACCATCGCCCTCAGATCCAAAAACTGCAGACTGATGCTGCGGAACTGCGGGATGCACAGCCGCACGAACACGTAGTAGGCATAACAGAGGCAGCCCAGGACCTGAGGACGGAGGGGAGGGGGTTAAACACATCCGATAAACCTCATGCTGTGCAGGGAAAACACGGCAGCGTACCTGAAGAAAGTTGGAGGCCACATAGCTCCATCTTGTAACAGGGTTCCTGAATGGAGACAAGGTTTACCGGATTGACAGGAAAAAAACGTTGTCAGTTTAGTAAATGAATGACAGAGACGCTGTGACCGGAGAGAACCTTGGATATTTGTCTCTGTAGATAAGAGTCGGGGCAAACAGGAAGTAGAGGTACTGAGAGACCTGAGGGACGGCTGGACCAGGACCTGATGGCAATTTAGAAGATAAATGCCAAAACTGGAATTCTGAATGATTAAACAGGCAAAATGGTTCTGAATCAAGAGTTACACACTTGTCTTATCCTTTGCCCAGGAGAGGACTTTTGGAACGTTCTCCCTGACAAACGAATGCGCTTTCATCATTAAACGAA comes from Oryzias latipes chromosome 4, ASM223467v1 and encodes:
- the soat1 gene encoding sterol O-acyltransferase 1 isoform X2 codes for the protein MENGTDNILRSRNGAIPQMPGSDRGPDPGNEQQSNGGSHILSNGIIEADGVISKKMQLKRKAEHLKNDLLRQFDSQVSDLVDHLLEESSSLERSSVPAAFSPPMSDRERAKLGHFRPPHGEGKHFTNRRSLLDELFEVDHIRTIYHMFIALLILFILSTLVVDFIDEGRLVLDFDLLVYAFGQFPLVVCTWMCMFLSVFLVPYTLFHLWAQSQSGSYGHPRVSSLLLGSAFLLYQVLGLGLLPAYVVVTNSLPPASCFIIIIEQVRLMMKAHSFVRENVPKVLSWAKDKTSPGPAVPQVSQYLYFLFAPTLIYRDKYPRNPVTRWSYVASNFLQVLGCLCYAYYVFVRLCIPQFRSISLQFLDLRAMVLCVFNSILPGVLVLLLAFFAFLHCWLNAFAEMLRFADRMFYKDWWNSTSFANYYRTWNVVVHDWLYYYVYRDFLLISQKRFRLAAMLFVFTISAVVHEYILAVCFGFFYPVLFCLFMCFGMMFNFILHDRRKGPIWNVIMWTALFLGQGVIICLYSQEWYAQRYCPVKEPSFLEWVTPRSWSCQTGLRTD
- the soat1 gene encoding sterol O-acyltransferase 1 isoform X1 produces the protein MENGTDNILRSRNGAIPQMPGSDRGPDPGNEQQSNGGSHILSNGEQSDRIQETADGIIEADGVISKKMQLKRKAEHLKNDLLRQFDSQVSDLVDHLLEESSSLERSSVPAAFSPPMSDRERAKLGHFRPPHGEGKHFTNRRSLLDELFEVDHIRTIYHMFIALLILFILSTLVVDFIDEGRLVLDFDLLVYAFGQFPLVVCTWMCMFLSVFLVPYTLFHLWAQSQSGSYGHPRVSSLLLGSAFLLYQVLGLGLLPAYVVVTNSLPPASCFIIIIEQVRLMMKAHSFVRENVPKVLSWAKDKTSPGPAVPQVSQYLYFLFAPTLIYRDKYPRNPVTRWSYVASNFLQVLGCLCYAYYVFVRLCIPQFRSISLQFLDLRAMVLCVFNSILPGVLVLLLAFFAFLHCWLNAFAEMLRFADRMFYKDWWNSTSFANYYRTWNVVVHDWLYYYVYRDFLLISQKRFRLAAMLFVFTISAVVHEYILAVCFGFFYPVLFCLFMCFGMMFNFILHDRRKGPIWNVIMWTALFLGQGVIICLYSQEWYAQRYCPVKEPSFLEWVTPRSWSCQTGLRTD